One Nicotiana sylvestris chromosome 12, ASM39365v2, whole genome shotgun sequence genomic window carries:
- the LOC138882684 gene encoding uncharacterized protein — translation MFFDGAANIREVGIGVVLVSEMGQQYLELRNRFTKIEFRHAPRIQNEFIDVLATLSSIIQHPDKNYTDPILVTIHNQPMYCAHVEEEADGKPWFHDIKEYLSKGEYPEHASHTQKRTLRRLLNHFFHSGGNLYGRTPDLGLLRCVNAKEASKLLEDVHAGVLRPTYEWFRLG, via the exons atgttctttgatggagctgcaaatatTAGAGAAGTGGgcattggagtagttttggtatcTGAAATGGGTCAGCAGTATCTg gaattgagaaacaggttcacaaagatagaattccgacatgcgcctagaattcaaaatgagtttatTGACGtattagccactttgtcatccattatacaacatccagataagaactatacTGATCCTATTCTAGTGACGATCCATAATCAACCAAtgtattgtgctcatgtcgaggaagaagcagatggaaagccttggttccatgacatcaaggaatacttatcaaaaggagaatacccggagcatgcaagtCACACTCAGAAACGTACGCTCCGGAGATTGTTAAATCACTTTTTCCACAGCGGAGGGAACTTGTAcggaagaactcctgatttgggtttactgaGATGTGTCaacgcaaaagaagcttctaagctacttgaggatgtgcatgctggggtcctgcggcccacatatgaatggtttcgtcttggctaa